From one Triticum aestivum cultivar Chinese Spring chromosome 4B, IWGSC CS RefSeq v2.1, whole genome shotgun sequence genomic stretch:
- the LOC123092167 gene encoding SEC12-like protein 2: MAPRAGGQTYGFPIYCASWLPLAHIIKPSPSADDVVDADASPAPSSPPPPPMVVLGGGGGEGRSGVPNALVVAALDPAAAGAPPALSPEPVFRLGTEEQVPYRMAVHPRGDGVLCAFPNGCRLVRWESPEGDDPHSLVLRSDQEALVKLNDVGLQLAVSFSGEGSILATGGEDGHLRVFKWPGMETVIEEPDAKTSVKDLSFSSDEMFLVVNRSSGPSRVWDLKSSEAVANLPREQGEIFGFCRFSTKSDNSQILFVTAMQGDYGKIISWNTTSWTRIGSKKVTRDAISAFSVSPDGTLLAIGTIEGSISVLGPRDMRVVLTVKKAHLGIVTTLAFSQDSRALLSTSFDSTTRVTSTESPKSDGISLWSMVLAIILGILVYYYMQHKEDLLAMLPQ, from the exons ATGGCGCCTCGCGCCGGCGGTCAGACCTACGGCTTCCCGATCTACTGCGCCTCCTGGCTCCCACTCGCACACATCATCAAGCCCTCCCCATCCGCCGACGACGTCGTGGATGCGGACGCGTCCCCGGCCCCGTCCTCCCCACCTCCGCCCCCCATGGTGGTTCTTGGTGGAGGCGGAGGCGAGGGCCGGAGCGGCGTGCCCAACGCGCTggtcgtcgccgccctcgaccccgCCGCTGCAGGGGCGCCTCCAGCGCTCTCCCCCGAGCCC GTGTTTAGGCTGGGGACAGAGGAGCAGGTACCATACAGGATGGCCGTACACCCCCGCGGCGATGGCGTCCTCTGCGCCTTCCCCAACGGCTGCAG GTTGGTGCGGTGGGAATCACCAGAAGGAGATGATCCACATAGCCTAGTTTTGAGATCTGACCAGGAGGCTCTAGTGAAGCTAAATGATGTTGGTTTACAGTTGGCTGTGTCATTTAGTGGAGAGGGTTCAATACTTGCCACTGGTGGCGAG GATGGACATTTGAGGGTCTTCAAATGGCCTGGCATGGAAACCGTTATTGAAGAACCTGATGCTAAAACATCTGTTAAGGATCTTAGTTTCAG TTCCGATGAGATGTTTCTAGTTGTGAACAGGAGCAGTGGCCCATCTAGAGTTTGGGATTTAAAGTCATCTGAAGCTGTGGCTAATCTGCCAAGAGAACAA GGAGAAATATTTGGCTTCTGCCGATTTTCTACTAAGTCTGACAATAGTCAGATTCTCTTTGTTACAGCAATGCAAG GTGATTACGGCAAAATAATATCTTGGAATACAACCTCATGGACAAGAATTGGATCAAAGAAAGTAACCCGTGATGCGATTTCAGCTTTTTCAGTCTCGCCTGATGGTACACTTCTAGCAAT TGGAACTATTGAGGGAAGCATCAGTGTTCTAGGTCCAAGAGACATGCGAGTGGTTCTAACAGTTAAAAAGGCGCATCTTGGCATTGTTACTACATTAGCGTTTTCTCAAGATTCAAG GGCCTTGCTGTCGACTTCCTTTGACTCAACTACAAGGGTGACATCGACTGAATCACCCAAGAGCGATG GTATAAGCCTCTGGTCCATGGTACTAGCTATTATACTCGGAATTTTGGTATATTACTATATGCAGCACAAAGAAGATCTCTTAGCAATGTTGCCACAATGA